The sequence CCTGTTCCTACAGTTCCTAGCCATGTGCCCAGGTTTATTACAAATAAAGTAGAGGAACTGTACCGTTTCTCCTGAAGGGGGCTTCTGttttttctgttggttctgGTCAGGTTTGCCTGACCAGCAGGACGACGCCTGTTCCTACAGTTCCTAGCCATGTGCCCAGGTTTATTACAAATAAAGTAGAGGAACTGTACCGTTTCTTCTGAAGAGGGCTTCTGTTTTTTTTGTTGGTTCTGTTGCTGGAGCCACAGTTCTGACTTTTCCTCTTTGTCCCCTTAGGTTTTTGGTCAGGTTTTGCCACGGAAGAAGCGGGTTTCCTAGGTACTGCGTTCACCTCCTCTCTCTGGTCCTTCTTTCAAGCTTCTTCCTCGATCCTTAGCCGGGTtataagactctccaaggagaactccttggtcttatgcctcaaagtgttcttaaagtccttccacAAGGGGGGCagattatcaataataacagtAACTTGGAATTGTTTGTCTAGAGAcataccttcagtaattatctcGTGGGCTATCTTCTGGAGTTCATGAGATTGGGCCTCCACAGATTTTTCATCCgtcatctggaacttgagataacgGCTAACTGCATATTTCTTCGACCTGGCCTCCTTGGTGTCATACTTCTTTTGCAGGGCATCCCAGACTACCTTCGCTGTCTTCATTGTACTGTAGTCgtcatacagatcatcagttaaaccatttaaaatgaaattcttacatAGAAAGTCTTTCTCCTCCCAGTTAGCAACTTCTTTTACTTGTTGTTCAGTTGGTTATTCTAAAGGGACGATCGGCTTAGCGCTGGTACAAGCTTCAGCAACTTTCTTGATGGTGAGGAAGAAcaacatcttttgcttccaccgCTTGAAGTTCACTCCTTCGAATTGGAATGGACGGTTGAGGTCAGATATCTCATTGTTGCTACTGAAGGCCATTGATGATGTCGAAAtgtcttaaaattgttggaaatggCAGGACTCTCAGAACGATGAACTGTAAACCGTCAAGGCACGACGGTCAAGCAAAGAGCAAAacttgcaaaacagaaactcgttataggctgagtcgcggagctcgctctctttaagacgtttcgcggctTTGCCCAAGTATACAAACAGGACTGAAAATTGCCACGTCATCCCCAAgataaaacaaccaaatgaAAACCGATCTGAAAGGCACCGTTACCGATCGGAACGTACACCCTtttctaaactcactgctcGAAAAGCTAAGATGAAGGaggagagaaaaatgaagagggaatttagaaaatgaattcTGTGTCATACGAACCGCTGAAGGcctcgccttttataggccttcagcatCGAAACAGACCGTTTTAAAATAATCAATGGACTGTTTTAAATATAATGAATGgaccgttttaaatataaatttgcatCTAACATGAATACATCTGTTCAACAAACACATCTATTTCTAATCAATCAAAATATTGTTAAAAATTTGTAGAATGTATTTGTTGAGTAGACGTATTCTgatatgaataaaattttactcctaaatagtttgaaaaccaCCGGTCTTTTCCAATTACCTTCTAAAAGCCACCTTGTTTCTCCGATTAACCCAAAATTTGGGTAAACATTGTTTTCCTGTGAAACGGTCAGAAGGATAATACAGAAATCGGaacagacaaaaaaaaaaaaaaaaaacaatatgttTTAACACTTTGATTCCACCAGCGCTTGAAATGACGATTCTCTGTCTCGTTTGGCAAACCCCGCACTGGATCGAATCAGAAAATCCCCAATCGATTGGGACGATGCCTCACCGGAAAGTTTACCATTAGTAAATATACTAGAGACAAGTGCCGAAAAGTGCCGACAAGTGCCAGCAAGTGGGAACATGATCCAGGCAGAATTTGTGAGATTGATAAGCCTCACGCAACGAACAGAGAGcgggaagaggaagaggaagaggaggaggaagaggaagagggcAAAGCAAGTTCAATTCAATGGAATTGGAATCAGAAACTTCCAGATTAAACAACAAATGGGTTTCAACAGTTGCTAGCGTATGGATTCAATGCACCAGCGGATCTCTTTACACTTTCTCCATCTACTCTCAAATCCTCAAGTCAACTCAGGAATACGATCAATCCACTTTGGATATTGTTTCTGTTTTCAAAGACATCGGTGTCAATTGTGGCGTCCTTGCGGGCTTTCTCTACTACTATGCCACCGCTGACGGTAATCGTTGTGGGCCGTGGATTGTTCACTTGGCCGGTGCAATTCAGTGCTTCTTGGGGTACTTCTTTATCTGGGCGGCCGTTTCTGGGGTCTTTCCTCGGCCGTCGGTTCCCGCTATGTGCCTTTTCATGTTGGTGGCTGCTCATGCTCAGAGCTTCTTCAACACTGCTAACGTTGTCACTGGCGTTCGGAATTTCCCCAGTTATAGTGGGACGATTGTTGGAATCATGAAGGTAAATCTTCCCGAGTTTGAAATTCAATTAACATGATTACGGGTTGTAGACctgatttaatttatatatcttGAATATGTAATGAGGGCGTTCAGCCCTGATTTATTGAGTTCATTTTGTCTACGGATCATTTTGAAGAAGTTCAATTGTATCCGGAATAGCAATGGGTATGGACATTTAGAACCATGTTtgctgaagaaaaatattatggGTTGTGACCAAATCACAGCTTCCCTTTTATATCCTTGACTTGTATTCCTTTCCTGAGGTCGGAGGTTCAATACTAAAAAGATTTAGCACTGTTATTTTGAGCACGTGTAGTTGGTCGCTAGTTTGTTGACCttcaaatcttttattaaacCTTCCATGAAGAAGAGGTGTACGTGATGATGTTCACAATATTTTCTAGCGAatgttttcttattcttttgaaTTATTGGATTTGAAGTCAAACTCACATTTGAGAGAGTTCTTATCTGATATGGTATTTGATTATTGGGGATCTCACTTGATAATAGTTTGGATTTTATGTTGAACACTCAATATTGTTAGTTTTGACGCCAGGGGTTTCTTGGTTTGAGTGGAGCAATATTGATTCAAGTATACGAGACAATATTTAATGGACAACCAACTTCCTTTCTTTTGATGCTGGCGCTGCTACCAACTTTTAATTCCTTATTGTGTATGTCGTTCGTGAGAATCCACCATGCAGATGATGGGATTGAAAAAGAGCATCTGAATACCCTATCCATAATTACTCTGCTCGTTGCTACTTACCTTATGATCAAGATAGTTCTAGAGCATATTTTCACCTTCCAATTCTCTCTACATGTTGCTACATTTGTTCTACTTTTGATGTTGCTTGCATCTCCTCTATATATTGCAATTAGAGCCCAACAGAGAGAGTCCAAAAGGATTTTGCACCCTTGTTTCACTGAGAGCGACCAGCTGATTGGTTGCTCCAATCAAGAGACTTTGGATTTTGACCATGAACAGAGAAGGGAATCTGAAGAAAGCCTGAACCTCGTTCAAGCTTTATACACAATAGACTTCTGGATATTGTTTTTTGCGACTGCTTGTGGCATGGGAACAGGATTAGCTACAGTGAATAATATCAGCCAAATAGGGTTATCTCTTGGTTACACAAACTTGGAGATAAATACTTTGGTTTCCTTGTGGAGCATTTGGAATTTTTTTGGTCGTTTTGGAGCTGGGTATGTGTCGGATTATTTTCTGCATTCCTACGGATGGGCTAGGCCATTGTTCATGTTCATCACTCTGACAACCATGAGCATTGGACATGTAGTGATTGCCTCTGGCCTGCCTGGTGCTCTTTTTGCTGGTTCGGTAGTAGTGGGTGTTTGTTACGGGTCTCAGTGGTCACTAATGCCAACAATTACTTCTGAAATATTTGGTGTTGTACACATGGGTACTATATTCAATGCCATAACAGTAGCAAGCCCTGTTGGATCTTATTTATTTTCCGTAAGAGTTGTTGGGTATATATATGACAAGGAAGCATCAGGTGAAGGAGATACTTGTACTGGAACTTACTGCTTCAtgttatcattttttattatggCTTCTGCCACTCTCCTGGGCTCTTTAGCAGCCCTTGGCTTATTTTTCTGGAGAAGAAGTTTTTACGATCAAGTTGTTATCAGAAGGCTGCAACACCCATCAAATGGATAAAAGAATAAATACTACATGGTATATACAAAGGGAGATGTGGTGGTTTTTCCTGGTTGCTGCTAACAAGGTAATTGCTGATATGAcgttattctttctttcttagaTTGTTGTAGGTTGATTTATTACATTTGGACTTTGGAGGAAAAACAATATCATGTGTTAGCATGCCTGCAGAGGTAGGCATATGTGTACAAGCATCTATATTTAAGTGTTTAGTacaagtaagaaaaaaaaaaattatatttaacatTCGTAAGGAGGAAATGATTGAAGTAAAGTTCCTTTTGTGGTGTGATTCGTTTGGCTTAGAGATGAAAGCGTTATTACATTAGATCTCATCGATAGtagaaaataagaataatagGAATGCGCACACACACATGTCCGAGTGACATCTTGAAAGAGAATAAGGTTCAAGTAATGAGCAAGTAATTTTACCTTGGAATTTGTTGTGAATTTTATCTTCCATTAATGgacatgttaattttttttttttctggggAAAAAGGATGTAGGTGGTAAACTATGCTGGCAAGCAATggggtttatttatttatttattttttgaaacgaaaacaaacttttcattgatataatgaaaagagactaatccTCAAAGTATAAAGCTCAAAATACAACAAAACTATAATCTGGAGCTCTATGGATCAGTAGGTGCACcaggacatctcaactaggttgacaccctcatagcaccctcatcatatccATTTATAAGATGAAATTATCAAACAAAATCAAAGACTACTAATAGTTACAAAGAAGGTATAAAAGTATTCTAGTTGAGGCAAATGTCCTGGATAGAATAATAGTAAGAAAACCTTGACTGAGAGCACCAAGAGGAAGCTAATGGGCGGGCTGATCATCTGTCTAACCATTCGGtagtgataacttatagaaatacaagttattgtagtcgtttacttagaataatgaaGGTAAAAAAACAGAATACCGTTAATTTTACCATAAATTCTGCTTAAAATGATACTTGTGTTAAATACATTCGAAATCCTTGCTGACCAGTTATCATGAGTTAACATGCACCGAAgtctatattttgaagttaTCGTAGGAGTTGATCGCATGCGCTAATCCCAATGAAGAAAAGTGATCGCATGCCTTGGGATCTCTGACACTGACCTAGTGGATATTCTGCCTTAGCTTCAGAAGGTTGACCATGATGGCAACACTGACATTCTCACCTACATTATCAGTGATGGTGACAATCCAAGAGCGATATTACCAAAGCAATCAGCGGATGACTAAATATAGAGCCTGGATGCATGAGACGAAAAATCCGAAATTTGCCTGAGTTCTCCACTTAAGACAAACTTCTGTGATCATAAAGGAAGAACAAAGAGAGATTATTTTATGAGAATCCTTCATCTCCACCATTCCCTCCGATTGACGAGTGGAATCTTGTCGGAGTAGAGCTTGAGAGAGCCTCTCCACTTCATCCTGCCATCAAACACTAGTAGCCTTGACAATCACCTGTTTGAAGCAAGAGCTTGCTGAAAACAACTttccattaatttttttctcatcTTTATCAGTTGTATTACATTTCGAACTAAGAAATTATTTCATTTGTTATCAAGATTTATagctctatatatatatttctacgCATCATGACTACATCCattgtcttctttttttaaaaccatCTTTTCCTTTATTGCCACGAGTAACTAATTCTCTACGAGGTAAAGGGGAAGTTTGATATCATGAGCTAAGTTGAGAGTTCAAAGAGTTAATCttgtttgcttagtgtgagACTATGAAAATGCTTACCTATGATCACTCATTGAGtcaagtagctataaccaactgcccgagaggggaAGTAGTTGTGGAACTtactaagcaaagtaagaagTGGTTCTAGAGATATAAATAATCTTATGACTAACGCAACATCATTCATGTgtcatagagatatgacaaatgtggCTGGCCACCTAGAGGTGTGCAATGAACGGATGATGCGATCCTAGATTACTCTTGATGTCAACTTAGGGACTTGATATTGGCTTCCCCCAAATCCCGTCTTCTCCATTCATTTTCACACACATCAAAAGTTACTGTTTATCGCAACATCTCAGATCTAGTTTCTATCTACTCTTAGTTTGCTTAGATAGCCATAATGTAGTCTTTATCGCATGATTTCTCCCTTTATCGTACATTGTTAGTTTCCGCTGCAGAACATATTATCGTGCAAATTTTTCAGTTACAAATTTCCCGTGTTCAACCTTGGATCATTTTGAAAACTTGTGaccttgttatacttggcatcacaagaaaacttgtgataggagcGCATACTTGCATACGTTAGCACATATTTAGTTTAGTGCATTGTCCATTGAGCTTAAGTGTACGCCAGATCACATAATCACAACAAGTTCAGCGCAGCAAGATCTTTAAACCAACAGGTAGCCTTGTTGTGGGATATTCTTTGGTTTCGTTCAAACCATAAttctgaaattaaaattttaactgTATTTGACCAAAGAGTTTGTGTCTTAGAAGACAAGATCGGTCCAGTCAAAATATGGGAAACATTACCGTGAATGTTCTGTCCAAAGACCCAATGTAGATTGAAATATGAAAAGAGATTCCTCcagcattttcttaaataaggACCATCAAAGAACACATGTTGTAACTCTTCACTACTTGCTAGGCATAAATGGCAGATAGTGGGTGAAAGATAATGAGATTGAAGTTTGTGTTGCAACACTTCAGAGCAATTAAGAGATCCAAAAATTAAAGCCCAAATCAGAATGTTGATTTCTCTCGGGCTTTTGGACTTCCAGAGGGCCTGAAAAAGCTCTTTTTTCAAAGGGGAAGATGAGTTCAAGTGCTTTGACAAGGACTTTACTGAAAATCCTAGATGAATTCAATAACCACACCCTTGCATCAGCCCTTTGGGTTGGTTTTTTGCCTTCCAGAAAGTCCATTAATTGCTGGAATTCTGAGAATTCCTCATCCTTTAGAGGCCTTCAAAATAACAGATTCCAAGAACAAATTTTTGGGTCCCAATATGTTACCTTTAGGCATTGTAGCAACACGGTAGCAGCGATGAGGGAAACTTTCTTTGAAAGCAATGTTGGAGCACCACGGGTCAAGCGAAAAAATAAATGTAGGTTCCATTTCCCAGTTTGAAAGTTGCAGGCGATTCAAACTTGATCCATACCTTGGATATGGTAATCCAAGGGCTCCTTAGACTCGAGCCATGTTTCCTCGAGGTATGCCAAAAATGAGGGTCCACTCCATGAATGCTCTTTACAACTTTGCACCATAATGAGTCGTGTTCTTTTAGAAAGTGCCAATTCCTTTTGAATAATAATGCTAAGTTCCTGTTCTGCAGGTTACCAATTCCGAGGCCACCATCATGCAAGACTTTAGAGACTTTCTCCCATTTAACCAAATGATTTATTTTGCTACCCTTCTGACCTTCCCagaaaaaattgttcattatcCTCTCAATTTCAGAAATTATGTTTCGGATATCCACCATGGGGTAATCCTAAGTAAGTAAAAGGATAGAATTTGGCTTGTGAGGGCTGCTTTGTTTAATTTAGGTGGTCGATTTCATCTTTCCACCTTACCTCAGTATAAATATGTGAcagaaaatttatgcaaaatttaaaacttttgtAGGTTGTGCAATGAACATGACCAAAATCTAACTCAATCTCAATGCTCTAAGTGCGAAAATTTCAGTCTCATTCCCTTCTTTCCAAGTCAGAATCAGCATCACTAGTGCCTCGTGTTCTTTCAACCTGCAAGCTTATTATGCCTATCATACTCATATGTAAACTCATCAGCCAATTATTTTGGGAACTGAAATTTGCTTCTAGAGTATCATGTTTGTAGAATTTTTGTTGTTACGTATACATGGTTGTAGTACGAGAAGACTACAGATTTTTTGTGTCTGAGCCAATATATTTGTAAGTCAGTTCTCTTTAACATAATAGTTCTTAAAGTGAGaggatttgatttaaaatattacctttatgattataatgtattaatgtctttcTTCCGTATTTCTAAGTTTCTTTACTCATGTTAACCTTTGAGTTGCAATAAAGAGGTTAACCTTGAGTTCCTTTGAATTCTAGTGTTGCTTAGTAACTTTTGGATCACAAAAAGGGTATTTGGATTTGAATGAAATGGGAGTTTGACCTCGATACAAAATATCCTAGTTTGAATCAATGGATGTGTCTGATTATTCATGTGAAAATGTTTCTcctttcttgttttttgtttgtttttttttaaatttattttattttcactttTCCTCTTTTGGTTTTTGGAAAAGTTTGTTACCGTCACTCGGTATATGCTAATTCTTTCCTATgtcattttggaaaaatgaGAATTGGAACTGAGAAATCtaattttaatcaaataatGGTTTATAAGCTCAATTTTTATCCAATTTTCAACCAGCTAAAGCTATCCTAAACTCATAACAAAATGGATTTTGAGGAATATCTCGGaggttgaaaattttcttcagTTTCTCTTCTCAAGGAAATAACTGAATACGAATGAGAGAGTGCAATCAAAATACTAAAGTGTATCATTTTCTCTTAATTGGTACACTGTTCGAAAAGACCATGAGGAAGAAACTGATCATCTCCTCCTTCCACGCAAATCCTCTAACTCTCTAGGGGACGACATCCTTAACAAATTTAGCATCACCTAGAGCACCCCATTCTTGGTAAGAGATTTTATGGACAAAGCTTGTTAGGTCACTACCTCAAAAGCAGAGCAAGAATTCTTTGGAACTGGGAAGAATTCCATCATATTGGACCTTTGAAATTTCTTGAAAGAATAATGTTTTAAAGGGCTAAAGGCGGCCTTGAGACTTTTCCTCCTAAAGAATTGAGGCATAAGCTTGAAGGTGGTATGGTACATAAGCCTTACATAGTGAATTAAAAACGTCTTACAAATCCTAAATGGGTATTGACCAAGTATGGCTCAACATGATAGTCATAGACTCATATAAATGCGTGAAAAAAATCCCACCCCACAATTTtcacttaataaaaaaaaaaaattcttaagaGGATATCTTTATCATCACTACCACTACTATTATCATTAAAAGGATTGatttatgttataaaattttgccttgaatgttCTAAATGTCACAGTGTTAAAAGTAGTCTTAGTTCAAATGGAGTATTTTTGAAGAATTTGGAAAATCTGCATTATTCTTCTAATCAGTAGACAGTGCGTAGAGATTTTAAGCCTCAGTGCGTTTTCACAAAGACGTAAGGCTCTTATAGTTCAATGAAAACGTAAGTCTAGAGATTAAAGCCTAAAACTTAGAGCCTTGCCTCGAGCAAGCCTCAAGGAGTAAGCCTCAATAGCTTTTTAATACATTGGGAAA comes from Benincasa hispida cultivar B227 chromosome 2, ASM972705v1, whole genome shotgun sequence and encodes:
- the LOC120071516 gene encoding protein NUCLEAR FUSION DEFECTIVE 4-like, with product MELESETSRLNNKWVSTVASVWIQCTSGSLYTFSIYSQILKSTQEYDQSTLDIVSVFKDIGVNCGVLAGFLYYYATADGNRCGPWIVHLAGAIQCFLGYFFIWAAVSGVFPRPSVPAMCLFMLVAAHAQSFFNTANVVTGVRNFPSYSGTIVGIMKGFLGLSGAILIQVYETIFNGQPTSFLLMLALLPTFNSLLCMSFVRIHHADDGIEKEHLNTLSIITLLVATYLMIKIVLEHIFTFQFSLHVATFVLLLMLLASPLYIAIRAQQRESKRILHPCFTESDQLIGCSNQETLDFDHEQRRESEESLNLVQALYTIDFWILFFATACGMGTGLATVNNISQIGLSLGYTNLEINTLVSLWSIWNFFGRFGAGYVSDYFLHSYGWARPLFMFITLTTMSIGHVVIASGLPGALFAGSVVVGVCYGSQWSLMPTITSEIFGVVHMGTIFNAITVASPVGSYLFSVRVVGYIYDKEASGEGDTCTGTYCFMLSFFIMASATLLGSLAALGLFFWRRSFYDQVVIRRLQHPSNG